From a single Scomber japonicus isolate fScoJap1 chromosome 12, fScoJap1.pri, whole genome shotgun sequence genomic region:
- the LOC128368736 gene encoding BMP/retinoic acid-inducible neural-specific protein 3-like encodes MSCQRISHKRLSLLWEGAALSLWLCCWTSRAAAAAGQGDGAPGSLGWLLSDKGPFHQSLEFTEAAERQHQGFSTRYKIYREFGRWKVNSLAVEKRDGGRGGLALPLDPDFMHTIRQLGRRPTLQMITENLIKKYGTHLLLSAALGGEESLTIFVDKRKLSQESSPSGAEGSRSSNRNSSTTGPVNLEALHQLAASYFTDRESTLRRLHHLQIASTAIRVTETRTGPLGCSNYDNLDTVSSVLVHSPENKVQLQGLQVILPGYLRSRFIQAALNYIGCKSEGQFVCRNSDCWCECSKDFPQCNCPHSDLDTLENNLLRIRDTWRQTNQEFEESEEFQSFVGSLPTHYAVNTSVVEHLWRTDASLLQRYRQLETSSNQLLTKARRAANKLFSLSKRCRKQPRIVLQRPRPLHFWLSYALSILYCSENNHVGVYNDESRSCSCPYNHPPCQGLIPCSVGDGPRCASCSSENRTRCSSCNPSFTLTQGACRPAVPDPTDPYLGLESDRDLQDLELRYLLQRRDSRIALHAVFVSNDVRVNTWFDPSWRKRMLLTLKSNRVKSNRVHMLLGLALQFCLTRNSTLEPALSVFVNPFGGSHSESWTMPIGQHGYPDWERTKLDIPLDCYNWTLSLGNRWKSFFETVHFYLRSRIREGATGVNKNSTLYYEPVEATEPSNNIGYMKVNSIQLFGYSVHFDPEAIQDLILQIDYPYTQGSQDSALLQLVELRYRVNRLSPPGAPHVDLFACLLRHRLKLSSADVTRILTALQAFSARQPNYVEYEANKLCS; translated from the exons ATGAGCTGTCAGAGAATCAGTCATAAGCGGCTGTCTCTACTATGGGAGGGGGCGGCCCTCAGCCTCTGGCTCTGCTGCTGGACCTCCAGGGCCGCGGCCGCCGCCGGACAAGGCGACGGCGCCCCCGGCTCCCTGGGTTGGCTGCTGTCGGATAAAGGGCCCTTCCACCAGTCCCTGGAGTTCACGGAGGCTGCCGAGAGGCAACACCAGGGCTTCAGCACCAGATACAAGATCTACAG GGAGTTTGGTCGATGGAAGGTCAACAGCCTGGCGGTGGAGAAACGAGACGGTGGCAGAGGTGGCCTGGCTCTGCCCCTCGACCCCGACTTCATGCACACCATCCGCCAGCTGGGGAGGAGGCCAACCCTCCAGATGATTACAGAGAATCTAATCAAGAAATATGGCACCCACCTTCTCCTCTCCGCAGCTCTGGGAG GGGAGGAGTCTTTGACGATATTTGTGGACAAGAGGAAGCTCAGCCAGGAGTCTTCGCCCTCGGGGGCAGAGGGCAGCCGTAGCAGCAACAGGAACTCCAGCACTACCGGGCCAGTGAACCTGGAGGCCCTCCACCAGCTGGCTGCTTCCTACTTCACTGATAGAGAGAGCACCCTGCGCAGACTGCACCACCTCCAGATCGCATCCACTGCCATACGG GTGACTGAAACCAGAACTGGGCCGCTCGGATGCAGCAACTATGACAATCTGGACACTGTCAGCTCTGTACTGGTTCACAGTCCAGAGAACAAGGTTCAACTACAAG GACTGCAGGTCATCCTCCCAGGCTACCTGCGGAGCCGGTTCATTCAGGCCGCTCTCAACTACATCGGCTGTAAATCTGAGGGCCAGTTTGTGTGTCGAAACAGTGACTGCTGGTGTGAGTGCAGCAAGGACTTCCCTCAGTGCAACTGTCCTCACTCTGACCTGGACACTCTGGAAAACAACCTACTGCGAATCAGAGATACCTGGAGGCAGACCAACCAGGAGTTTGAGGAATCTG AGGAGTTCCAAAGCTTTGTTGGGAGTCTGCCAACCCATTACGCTGTAAACACATCTGTCGTGGAGCATTTGTGGAGGACGGATGCCAGCCTGCTCCAGCGCTACAGGCAGCTGGAGACCAGCAGCAACCAGCTTCTCACCAAAGCTCGCCGCGCTGCTAACAAGCTCTTCAGCCTGAGCAAAAGGTGCAGAAAACAGCCCAGAATAGTCCTGCAGAGGCCGAG GCCTCTGCACTTCTGGCTTAGCTACGCCCTCTCCATTTTGTACTGCAGTGAGAATAACCATGTTGGTGTTTACAATGACGAGAGCCGCAGCTGCTCCTGCCCTTACAACCATCCACCTTGCCAAGGCCTCATTCCCTGCTCTGTGGGTGACGGCCCCCGCTGTGCCTCTTGTTCTTCAGAGAACCGCACACGATGCTCCAGCTGCAACCCCAGCTTCACCCTGACCCAGGGAGCCTGCCGACCTGCAGTGCCAGACCCCACAGATCCCTACCTGGGCTTGGAAAGTGACCGAGACCTGCAGGACCTAGAGCTGCGCTACCTGCTTCAGCGACGCGACTCACGTATCGCTCTGCATGCTGTGTTTGTGAGCAACGATGTGCGAGTGAACACTTGGTTCGACCCCTCCTGGAGGAAACGAATGCTGCTTACCCTCAAGAGCAACCGGGTGAAGTCCAACCGTGTTCATATGCTCCTTGGACTCGCCCTGCAGTTTTGCCTCACCAGGAACAGCACTCTGGAGCCGGcgttgtctgtgtttgtgaatcCATTTGGGGGTAGCCATTCAGAGAGCTGGACCATGCCTATAGGTCAGCATGGATACCCGGACTGGGAGCGGACCAAACTGGATATCCCCTTGGACTGCTATAACTGGACATTGTCTCTTGGAAACAGATGGAAGAGCTTTTTTGAGACTGTTCATTTCTACCTGAGGAGTCGCATCAGGGAGGGAGCGACAGGAGTAAACAAGAACTCCACATTGTACTATGAGCCTGTGGAGGCGACCGAGCCATCTAACAACATTGGCTACATGAAAGTGAACAGCATTCAGCTGTTTGGATACAGCGTGCATTTTGACCCTGAGGCGATCCAGGACCTGATTCTGCAGATAGACTACCCGTACACTCAGGGATCACAGGACTCAGCCCTGCTGCAGCTGGTGGAGCTGCGCTACAGGGTGAACCGCCTCTCGCCTCCAGGGGCCCCACACGTGGATCTGTTCGCCTGTCTTCTTCGCCACAGACTCAAACTGTCCAGTGCAGACGTGACCAGGATACTCACTGCCCTTCAAGCTTTCAGTGCCAGACAACCAAACTACGTGGAGTATGAGGCAAATAAACTGTGTAGTTAG